From Nocardioides faecalis:
CACCACCCACGAGGGCATCGGCCGGCCGCTGCCGGGCCGGGAGACCATCGTGCTGACCCGCGACCCGGACTGGAGCGCCGAGGGGGTGCACGTGGCCCACGACGTGCTCTCCGCGCTCAAGCTGGCCGACGAGCTGCTGGCCGGGTCGCCCGACGAGCGGCAGGTGATGGTCGGCGGCGGCGGCCACGTGTACGCCGCCCTGATGCCCTACACCGACGAGCAGGTCATCTCGGAGATCCCGGTGTCGCCGGAGGGACAGACCCGCTACCCCGAGATCAACCGGCGGCGCTGGCGCGAGGTGCGCCGGGAGCCACGTGAGGGCTTCACCGTCGTGTGGTGGGAGCGGGTCTTCGCCTGCGGCGGAGTCGGCTGAGACCGCAAGGCCGTCGGCCGGCGGGCCGCGCGACAGGTCCGGGATGGTGGCGCAGGTCGCACGCCACCGGCGCCCCCGGACCGGTCCCGAGACCCGACTCACCGGCGGACTGGCAGGGTGGAGCCATGGAGCTTCGCGTCTTCACCGAACCGCAGCAGGGTGCCACCTACGACGACCTCCTGGCCGTCGCCCGGACCAGCGAGGAGCTGGGCTTCGGCGCCTTCTTCCGCAGCGACCACTACCTGCACATGAGCGGCGACGGGCTGCCCGGCTCCACCGACGCCTGGACCACCCTGGCCGGCCTGGCCCGCGACACCTCGACGATCCGGCTGGGCACGCTGATGACGTCGGCGACGTTCCGCCACCCCGGCGTGCTGGCCATCCAGGTCGCCCAGGTCGACCAGATGAGCGGCGGTCGGATCGAGCTCGGACTCGGCGCCGGCTGGTTCGATGCCGAGCACACCGCCTACGGCATCCCGTTCCCCGACACCGCGGAGCGCTTCGACCGCTACGCCGAGCAGCTCGAGCTCATCACAGGCCTGTGGTCCACCCCCGTCGGGGAACGCTACGACTTCGCCGGCGAGCACTACCAGCTCACGGACAGCCCCGCCCTGCCCAAGCCGACCCAGACCACCGGGCGCCGCGGCGGCCCGCCGATCCTGATCGGCGGCAAGGGCGCGCGTCGTACCCCGGCCCTGGCCGCGGCGTACGCCGACGAGTTCAACCTGCCGTTCGTGGACGAGGAGTTCACCGCGCTGCAGTTCGGCCGGGTGCGCCGCGCCGCCGAGGAGATCGACCGCGACCCCGCCACGATCACCTGGTCCAACGCGCTGGTGCTCTGCGTCGGCTCCGACGAGGCCGAGATCGCCCGCCGCGCCGCCGCGATCGGCCGCGAGCCCGACGAGCTGCGCCTCAACGGCCTGGCCGGGACGCCGGAGGAGGTCGTGGAGAAGATCAAGCGCTTCGAGGCGCTCGGCGCGCAGCGCATCTACCTGCAGGTGCTCGACCTCGCCGACCTCGACCACCTGCGCCTGGTGGCCGCGGAGGTCATGCCGCACGTGTGAGCGACCCGCCTCGCGCCGGGGTGGCCTCGCCCGCCCCGGCGCGAGGCGGCGCCGACACCCCGGCGAGGCAGGATCGCAGCGGGCAGGGCGATAGGCTTCCTGGCATGACTTCTGCACCCTTCGGCACCGTGCTGACCGCCATGGTCACGCCGTTCCTCGCGGACGGCTCCGTCGACCTGGACGGCGTGCAGAAGGTGGCCAAGCACCTGGTGGACAACGGCAACGACGGCATCGTCGTCTCCGGCACCACCGGCGAGTCGCCGACCACCACCGGCGCGGAGGACGGCGAGACCCTCGCCGCGGTCAAGGACGCCGTCGGCGACCGCGCCAAGATCGTCGCCGGTGTCGGCACCAACGACACCCGCCACTCCGTCGAGCTGGCCCAGCAGGCCGCCAAGGTCGGCGCCGACGGGCTGCTGCTCGTCACCCCGTACTACAACAAGCCCAGCCAGGCCGGCGTGCTCAACCACTTCCGCCAGGTCGTCGACGCCACCGACGTGCCGGTGATGCTGTACGACGTCCCCGGCCGCACCGGCACCAAGATCGCCCTCGACACCTACCGGGCCACGGCCGGGTGGGAGACGGTGATCGCGGTCAAGGACGCCACCGGCGACCTCGCCCGCACCGCCCAGCTGGTCGACCTCGGCTACGCCGTCTACTCCGGCGACGACGTCAACACCCTGGGCTACCTCGCCTACGGCGCCGTCGGTGTCGTCTCGGTCGCCGCCCACGTGGCCGGCAACCAGATCCGGGCGATGATCGAGGCCTTCGGTGCCGGCGACCACGCCGAGGCGCTGCGGATCCACACCTCGCTGGTGCCCGCGTTCGAGGCCGTGATGGGCGTGGCGAACTACGGCGCCACCACCGCCAAGGGCGCCATGGAGCTGCTCGGCGTGCTCGACAACCGTGCCGTCCGCTCGCCGCTCGTGCAGCTCGACGAGGCCGAGGTCGCCGCCCTGCGCACCGGTCTCGAGGCCGCAGGTCTGCTCTGATGTCGCACCCCCACCCGGAGCTGGCAGCGCCGCCGGAGCTGCCGGAGGGTGCGCTGCGGGTGATCCCGCTCGGCGGCCTCGGCGAGGTCGGGCGCAACATGACCGTCTTCGAGTACGACGGCCGGCTGCTCATCGTCGACTGCGGCGTGCTGTTCCCCGACGACCACCAGCCCGGCGTGGACCTGATCCTGCCCGACTTCGGCCCGATCCGGGACCGGCTGGACGCCGTCGAGGCGCTCGTGCTGACCCACGGCCACGAGGACCACATCGGCGCGACGCCGTACCTGCTGCGCGAGCGGCCGGACATCCCGCTGGTCGGCTCGAAGCTGACGCTGGCGCTGCTCAACTCCAAGCTGCGTGAGCACCGGCTGCGCCAGACGCCGTTCTACACGGTCAAGGAAGGTGACCGGATCTCCTTCGGGCCCTTCGAGCTGGAGTTCGTGGCCGTCAACCACTCCATCCCCGACGCGCTCGCCGTCGCGATCCGCACCGGCGCCGGGATGGTGCTGCACACCGGCGACTTCAAGATGGACCAGCTGCCGCTGGACGGGCGGATCACCGACCTGCGCGCCTTCGCCCGGCTGGGGGAGGAGGGCGTGGACCTGTTCCTCACCGACTCCACCAACGCCGAGGTGCCCGGCTTCACCACCGCCGAGAAGCGGATCACGCCGGTGCTCAACCAGGCGTTCGCGGAGTCCAAGCAGCGGATCATCGTCGCCTGCTTCGCCTCCCACGTGCACCGCGTGCAGCAGGTGCTCGACGCCGCCGTGCTGCACGACCGCAAGGTCGCCTACGTCGGGCGCTCGATGGTGCGCAACATGGCGATCGCCCGCGATCTCGGGTACCTGACCGTGCCACCCGGCGTGATGGTCGAGGCCAAGGAGCTGGCCGATCTGGCGCCGGAGCGGCAGGTGCTGATCTCCACCGGCTCCCAGGGCGAGCCGCTCAGCGCGCTGGCCCGGATCGCGCAGCGCAACCACCACTTCGTGCACCTGGAGGAGGGCGACACCGTCATCCTCGCCTCCAGCCTGATCCCGGGCAACGAGAACGCCGTCTACCGCGTCATCAACGGCCTCGCCCGGCTCGGTGCCCGTGTCGTGCACAAGGGCAACGCGCTCGTGCACGTCTCCGGCCACGCCAGCGCCGGCGAGCTGCTGTACTGCTACAACATCGTCAAGCCCCGCAACGTGCTGCCCGTGCACGGCGAGGTCCGGCACATGCTCGCCAACGGCGAGCTGGCCCGCCAGACCGGCGTGGAGAACGTCGTGTACGCCGAGGACGGGGTCGTGGTCGACCTCGTCGACGGGGTCGCGAAGGTCGTCGGCAAGGTCGACTGCGGCTACGTGTTCGTCGACGGCCAGTCGGTCGGCGACGTCACCGAGTCCGAGCTCAAGGACCGCCGGATCCTCGGCGAGGAGGGCTTCGTGTCGGTGATCGTGGTCGTCGACTCCGTCAGCGGCAAGGTCTCCGCCGGCCCCGAGATCAACGCCCGCGGCCACGCCTGGAGTCCCTCGGACTTCGAGTCCATCCGCCAGCCGATCGTGGACGCGGTGAACCGCGCCCTGGACGAGGGCACCACCGACACCTACCAGCTGCAGCAGGTCGTGCGCCGCACCATCGGCCGCTGGGTCTCCGGCACCCACAAGCGCCGCCCCATGATCATCCCCGTCGTCATCGAGGCCTGACCGCTCGGCCCTTGTGGCTCGGCGAATCGACTCTTACGGCTCCGCGAATCGACCCTTGTGGTGGGTCGAATCGCCTCCTGTGGTCCAGCGAGTCACCCGTGAGGGCTGACCGAGTCGCTCGTTGCGGTCGTGGGCGTCGTACGACGACCGGCGCCGCCGGTACGACGTACGCACGGTCGGCCACGGTCGACCTCTCGCCGGACCACCAGAGGTGACTCAGCGGACCACAACTGGTGATTCGACGGACCACGAGGGGTGATTCGACGCCCCACCAGGTGTTGTCCCCGACCCCGGGGCTCCGACGGACTCTCCGGTGGCGGTGAGCTCGAGGACGTGGTCCATCGCAGCGAGGCCTACACCGTCGTGGGTGATCCACAGCAGGCTGCGGGGCGCGGTGCCCTGGGTCGAGGCGGCGAGCAGGTCGTCGGCGACGGCACGGGCGGTCGCGGCGTCCAGGTGGGCGGTCGGCTCGTCGAGCACCAGGACGGGCTTGTCGGCCAGCAGCGCCCGGGCCAGGCCGAGCCGGGCCCGCTCGCCGCCGGAGACCG
This genomic window contains:
- a CDS encoding dihydrofolate reductase is translated as MSTPAGRMVTAVAAVAENGVIGDGENIPWHLPADFAHFKATTMGHVLILGRTTHEGIGRPLPGRETIVLTRDPDWSAEGVHVAHDVLSALKLADELLAGSPDERQVMVGGGGHVYAALMPYTDEQVISEIPVSPEGQTRYPEINRRRWREVRREPREGFTVVWWERVFACGGVG
- a CDS encoding LLM class F420-dependent oxidoreductase; the encoded protein is MELRVFTEPQQGATYDDLLAVARTSEELGFGAFFRSDHYLHMSGDGLPGSTDAWTTLAGLARDTSTIRLGTLMTSATFRHPGVLAIQVAQVDQMSGGRIELGLGAGWFDAEHTAYGIPFPDTAERFDRYAEQLELITGLWSTPVGERYDFAGEHYQLTDSPALPKPTQTTGRRGGPPILIGGKGARRTPALAAAYADEFNLPFVDEEFTALQFGRVRRAAEEIDRDPATITWSNALVLCVGSDEAEIARRAAAIGREPDELRLNGLAGTPEEVVEKIKRFEALGAQRIYLQVLDLADLDHLRLVAAEVMPHV
- the dapA gene encoding 4-hydroxy-tetrahydrodipicolinate synthase translates to MTSAPFGTVLTAMVTPFLADGSVDLDGVQKVAKHLVDNGNDGIVVSGTTGESPTTTGAEDGETLAAVKDAVGDRAKIVAGVGTNDTRHSVELAQQAAKVGADGLLLVTPYYNKPSQAGVLNHFRQVVDATDVPVMLYDVPGRTGTKIALDTYRATAGWETVIAVKDATGDLARTAQLVDLGYAVYSGDDVNTLGYLAYGAVGVVSVAAHVAGNQIRAMIEAFGAGDHAEALRIHTSLVPAFEAVMGVANYGATTAKGAMELLGVLDNRAVRSPLVQLDEAEVAALRTGLEAAGLL
- a CDS encoding ribonuclease J — translated: MSHPHPELAAPPELPEGALRVIPLGGLGEVGRNMTVFEYDGRLLIVDCGVLFPDDHQPGVDLILPDFGPIRDRLDAVEALVLTHGHEDHIGATPYLLRERPDIPLVGSKLTLALLNSKLREHRLRQTPFYTVKEGDRISFGPFELEFVAVNHSIPDALAVAIRTGAGMVLHTGDFKMDQLPLDGRITDLRAFARLGEEGVDLFLTDSTNAEVPGFTTAEKRITPVLNQAFAESKQRIIVACFASHVHRVQQVLDAAVLHDRKVAYVGRSMVRNMAIARDLGYLTVPPGVMVEAKELADLAPERQVLISTGSQGEPLSALARIAQRNHHFVHLEEGDTVILASSLIPGNENAVYRVINGLARLGARVVHKGNALVHVSGHASAGELLYCYNIVKPRNVLPVHGEVRHMLANGELARQTGVENVVYAEDGVVVDLVDGVAKVVGKVDCGYVFVDGQSVGDVTESELKDRRILGEEGFVSVIVVVDSVSGKVSAGPEINARGHAWSPSDFESIRQPIVDAVNRALDEGTTDTYQLQQVVRRTIGRWVSGTHKRRPMIIPVVIEA